Proteins encoded together in one Canis aureus isolate CA01 chromosome 21, VMU_Caureus_v.1.0, whole genome shotgun sequence window:
- the LOC144293333 gene encoding olfactory receptor 10AG1-like has protein sequence MESTGQNPLQANHTTLMDFILVGFSDVPNLRGLLFGVFLIIYVIILMGNSLIIIITKVNPSLQTPMYFFLGNFSSLEICYVSVTVPRLLTDLCRQNRNISILACATQMYFFLIFGASECFILTAMAYDRYVAICNPLLYPLIMNNRLCIQLATGCWITGIPVHIGFTYLIFSLHFCGSNKLNHFFCDIPPVLKLACGDTFMIEMLVYEVAVLVVTIPFLLILASYVKIISTILKLPSAAGRAKAFSTCSSHLMVVALFFGSGIITYLRPKSSHSTGMDKFLSLFYTIVTPMFNPIIYCLRNKEVMVALKKSLPKWIVL, from the coding sequence ATGGAATCCACAGGACAAAATCCTCTGCAGGCGAATCACACTACATTAATGGATTTCATCCTGGTTGGTTTTTCTGATGTTCCTAACCTCCGAGGACTACTTTTTGGGGTGTTTCTGATAATCTATGTGATTATTCTGATGGGTAATAGCCTCATTATCATAATAACCAAGGTCAATCCCTCCCTCCAGACtcctatgtattttttccttggGAACTTTTCTTCCTTGGAAATATGTTATGTGTCAGTCACTGTCCCCAGATTATTAACAGATCTTTGtagacaaaatagaaatatttctattctgGCCTGTGCTActcaaatgtatttctttctgATCTTTGGAGCCAGTGAGTGCTTCATTCTGACTGCAATGGCTTATGACAGGTATGTTGCCATTTGTAACCCCTTACTCTATCCTCTCATCATGAACAACAGGCTGTGCATCCAATTGGCAACTGGCTGTTGGATCACTGGAATTCCAGTACACATAGGGTTCACCTACCTCATCTTCTCTCTACACTTCTGTGGGTCCAATAAGTTGAATCACTTTTTCTGTGACATACCTCCAGTACTTAAGCTTGCCTGTGGGGATACGTTCATGATTGAAATGTTGGTTTATGAGGTTGCTGTTCTAGTTGTCACTATTCCTTTTTTGTTGATTCTTGCATCTTATGTGAAAATAATCTCAACCATCCTGAAATTGCCATCAGCAGCTGGGCGAGCAAAGGCCTTCTCCACTTGTTCTTCACATCTCATGGTTGTGGCATTATTCTTTGGATCAGGCATCATTACATACTTAAGACCAAAGTCCAGTCATTCAACAGGAATGGacaagtttctttctcttttttataccATTGTGACACCAATGTTTAACCCCATAATATATTGTCTAAGAAACAAAGAAGTTATGGTGGCACTCAAAAAATCCCTACCAAAATGGATTGTACTATGA
- the LOC144293331 gene encoding olfactory receptor 10AG1-like produces MEKKPAEVNLTSMTEFILLGFSDIPNLQMFLFVIFFFVYVIILMGNGIIVLITKTDQALQTPMYFFLSNFSFLEICFVSATLPKMLTNLWTQKRNISLFACATQMCFVLMLGNIECLLLTVMAYDRYVAICDPLHYPLIMNHKVCVQLVTACWITGVPVEIGQTCQIFSLPFCGSSQINHFFCDIPPLLKLACGDTFLNEILVFTVAVLFVMIPFLLILGSYSKIISTILRLPSATGRTKAFSTCSSHVIVVAMFFGSAVITYLRPKSKHSSRTDKFLSLFYTIVTPMFNPMIYTLRNKDAMMALRKLLP; encoded by the coding sequence atggaaaaaaaaccAGCAGAAGTAAATCTCACTTCGATGACGGAATTTATTCTTTTGGGATTTTCTGATATTCCCAAtcttcaaatgtttctttttgtaatatttttctttgtctatgTGATAATTTTGATGGGAAACGGCATCATTGTTCTCATAACCAAGACTGACCAGGCTCTCCAGACtcccatgtattttttccttagtaatttttccttcttggaaaTCTGTTTTGTATCTGCCACTCTTCCCAAAATGCTCACAAACCTTTGGAcccagaaaagaaatatttcGTTGTTTGCCTGTGCAACACAAATGTGTTTTGTCCTCATGCTTGGGAATATAGAGTGCCTCCTTCTGACggtgatggcctatgaccgctacgTTGCCATTTGTGACCCTCTGCACTATCCTCTAATCATGAACCACAAGGTCTGTGTTCAGCTGGTGACCGCCTGCTGGATCACCGGGGTTCCAGTCGAGATAGGGCAGACATGCCAGATCTTCTCTCTGCCATTTTGTGGGTCGAGCCAAATCAATCACTTCTTCTGTGACATCCCCCCACTGCTCAAGCTGGCCTGTGGGGATACTTTCCTGAATGAGATATTAGTCTTTACAGTCGCTGTTCTCTTTGTTATGATCCCCTTTCTGTTGATACTTGGATCCTACAGTAAAATCATCTCTACCATCCTGAGGTTGCCATCCGCAACAGGACGAACCAAAGCTTTCTCCACCTGCTCATCTCATGTCATAGTTGTGGCCATGTTTTTTGGTTCTGCAGTCATCACATATTTACGACCCAAATCCAAACATTCTTCCAGAACAgacaaatttctttctcttttctatacCATTGTCACCCCAATGTTTAATCCTATGATATACACTCTGAGAAATAAGGATGCCATGATGGCCTTGAGAAAATTGTTGccttaa
- the LOC144293332 gene encoding olfactory receptor 5T9-like produces MSAVLSDSDLCRVQMENVTEVTTFILTGFTDDFKLQVFLFLLFLAIYLFTMIGNLGMVLLVLGDSRLHNPMYYFLSVLSFLDACYSSAVTPKMLVNFLAEDKTISFLGCAAQMFLFISFGTTECFILAAMAYDRYEAIYNPLLYSVRMSPRVYVPLIISCYVCGFLHATLHTVATFTLSFCASNEIRHVFCDIPPLLAISCSDTHTNQLLVFYFAGSIEISTILIVLVSYGFILVAIMRVHSAEGRRKVFSTCGSHLTGVSIFHGTVLFMYVRPNSSYALDHDMIVSVFYTIVIPMLNPIIYSLRNKDVKDAVKRVFGKNWFAN; encoded by the coding sequence ATGTCAGCAGTGCTGTCAGATTCAGATTTGTGCAGGGTTCAGATGGAAAATGTGACTGAAGTCACCACGTTTATATTGACGGGCTTCACAGATGATTTTAAACTGCAAGTTTTcctatttttactatttctagCAATCTACCTTTTTACAATGATAGGAAATTTGGGAATGGTTTTATTGGTCCTTGGGGATTCTCGGCTCCACAACCCCATGTATTATTTTCTGAGCGTGTTATCATTCCTGGATGCCTGTTATTCTTCAGCTGTCACTCCAAAAATGTTAGTCAATTTCCTAGCAGAGGATAAAACCATTTCATTCCTTGGATGTGCAGCACAgatgtttctctttatttcttttgggacCACAGAATGCTTTATTTTAGCTGCAATGGCATATGATCGCTACGAAGCGATCTACAACCCTCTCCTGTATTCAGTTCGAATGTCACCCAGAGTCTATGTGCCACTCATAATTTCCTGCTATGTATGTGGATTCCTGCATGCTACTTTACACACTGTGGCTACTTTTACTCTATCCTTTTGTGCATCCAATGAAATTAGACATGTATTTTGTGACATCCCTCCTCTCCTTGCCATTTCTTGTTCTGACACCCACACAAACCAGCTGCTAGTCTTCTACTTTGCGGGATCTATTGAGATATCCACTATTCTGATAGTCCTGGTCTCTTATGGTTTCATTCTGGTGGCCATTATGAGGGTGCATTCTGCTGAAGGGAGGCGGAAAGTCTTTTCTACATGTGGCTCTCACCTAACTGGAGTGTCAATTTTTCATGGTACGGTTCTCTTCATGTATGTGAGACCCAATTCCAGCTATGCTTTGGATCATGATATGATAGTGTCAGTATTTTACACAATTGTGATTCCCATGCTGAATCCTATCATCTATAGTTTGAGgaacaaagatgtgaaagatgcAGTGAAAAGGGTATTTGGTAAAAACTGGTTTGCCAATTAA